A region of Flavobacterium indicum GPTSA100-9 = DSM 17447 DNA encodes the following proteins:
- a CDS encoding nucleotidyltransferase yields the protein MIPEVFEIWKNFDFEKLEYIIIGGFAVNIYGYNRNTGDMDVFFKDTLENRLKLNKALKASKLIEFPNVETMQFIPGYTDVNIGFGMRLDLMTSVKGLEDISFDELLNNATVVEIAGVKVNFIDYENLIKSKFAANRTKDILDIEELNKVNSKENKLD from the coding sequence ATGATACCTGAAGTTTTTGAGATTTGGAAAAATTTTGATTTTGAAAAATTAGAATATATTATTATTGGAGGTTTTGCTGTCAATATCTATGGGTATAATAGAAATACAGGTGATATGGATGTTTTTTTCAAAGATACCTTAGAAAATCGTTTAAAACTTAATAAAGCGCTTAAAGCATCAAAATTAATTGAATTTCCAAATGTTGAAACGATGCAATTTATTCCCGGATATACAGATGTAAATATTGGTTTTGGAATGCGATTAGACTTAATGACAAGTGTAAAAGGACTTGAAGATATCTCTTTTGATGAGTTGTTAAATAACGCAACAGTTGTTGAAATTGCTGGGGTGAAAGTTAATTTTATTGATTATGAAAATTTAATTAAATCTAAATTTGCAGCTAATCGGACTAAAGACATTTTAGATATTGAAGAATTAAATAAAGTCAATTCAAAAGAAAATAAATTAGATTAG
- a CDS encoding YfhO family protein: MKNLNKFAPHLYALIGFIAIALIYFYPTLQGKQIFQSDIAQYTGMAKEQIDFRKEYKEEPYWTNSAFGGMPTYQLGAKYPNNYIKDLDSVLRFLPRPADYLFLYFLGFYVLMLSLKMKPLKAFFGALAFGFSTYLIIILGVGHNAKAHAIAYMPLLLAGVLWVFQKRYVLGGIVTMLAAALEIQANHFQMTYYFLFLLLIIGGYYFIEIIKEKDFKHLTKVLGVFAIGAILAVGANATNLLATSEYAKYSTRSNSELSFDAEGKKKIDDNAMSYEYITEYSYGIGESLNLIAPKLFGGSNSEDLGPDSSMYQFIVAQNVPESEAVNLVKHMPTYWGEQPIVAAPAYIGIVVFFLAILALFVEKRKIKYALAVGVVFSLALSWGKHFAPLTDFFINYVPMYNKFRAVSSIQVLLELCMPVLAILGLSAFVNSDETERGKSLLYAGGIVAGILVVLLLLSGSFSFTSLNDEFYAKQYGANFMDVLKEDRKAMYFSTIYRSLGFLAVAFAVLFFYTKKTFSQFNTVLLVGLVMVFDLFFVAKNYVKAEDFVSKSQIERPFEETEADKRILEDKSHFRVFEMDGNMNSARASFFHKSIGGYHAAKPKKMQELFDYQIAKNNIEVLNMLNTKYVIQTNEQGAPMALQNPNANGNAWFVSKLKFVNSADEEMKALNSLKTKDEATLSKKENKDVTIAATFTKDSTATINLETYKPNYLKYVSTNSNAGFGVFSEIYYPKGWIATIDGKEATILNVNYVLRGLQIPAGKHTIEFKFEPEVVKTGGMIALISSVLMLGVIGLGIFYWRKKTQQVAQ, from the coding sequence ATTGCTCAATATACCGGAATGGCTAAAGAACAAATCGACTTTAGAAAGGAATATAAGGAAGAACCGTATTGGACTAATAGTGCTTTTGGTGGGATGCCAACCTATCAATTAGGAGCTAAATATCCTAATAACTATATAAAAGACTTAGATAGTGTTTTACGTTTTTTACCTAGACCGGCCGATTATTTGTTTTTATATTTTTTAGGATTTTATGTCTTAATGTTAAGCTTGAAAATGAAGCCATTAAAAGCTTTTTTTGGTGCTTTAGCTTTTGGATTTTCAACGTATTTGATCATTATTTTAGGTGTTGGACATAATGCGAAAGCACATGCTATTGCTTATATGCCGTTATTGTTAGCAGGTGTTTTATGGGTTTTCCAAAAAAGATATGTTTTAGGAGGAATTGTAACCATGCTAGCCGCTGCTTTGGAAATTCAGGCAAATCACTTCCAGATGACCTATTATTTCTTGTTTTTATTGTTAATTATTGGAGGCTATTATTTCATTGAAATTATAAAAGAAAAAGATTTTAAACATTTAACTAAAGTGTTAGGTGTATTTGCAATTGGTGCAATTTTAGCAGTAGGAGCAAACGCAACCAATTTATTAGCCACTTCAGAATATGCTAAGTATTCAACACGAAGTAATAGTGAATTGTCTTTTGATGCAGAGGGCAAGAAAAAAATCGATGATAACGCCATGAGCTATGAATATATAACCGAATACAGTTATGGTATTGGCGAAAGTTTAAATTTAATTGCTCCAAAATTGTTTGGTGGTTCAAATTCAGAAGATTTAGGTCCGGATTCATCGATGTACCAATTTATTGTAGCACAAAATGTTCCTGAAAGTGAAGCTGTAAATTTGGTTAAACACATGCCAACTTATTGGGGAGAACAGCCTATTGTTGCCGCTCCTGCTTATATTGGAATAGTAGTTTTCTTTTTGGCAATACTTGCATTGTTTGTTGAAAAACGGAAAATTAAATATGCATTGGCAGTGGGTGTGGTGTTTTCATTGGCTCTTTCATGGGGTAAACATTTTGCTCCTTTAACCGATTTCTTCATCAATTATGTACCTATGTACAATAAATTTAGAGCGGTTTCATCCATTCAAGTTTTATTAGAATTGTGCATGCCTGTTTTAGCTATTTTAGGATTATCTGCATTTGTGAATAGTGATGAAACTGAGCGCGGCAAATCATTGTTATATGCAGGTGGAATTGTAGCGGGAATTTTAGTAGTGTTATTGTTGTTGAGCGGATCATTCTCATTTACAAGTTTAAATGATGAGTTTTATGCGAAACAATATGGAGCTAATTTTATGGATGTATTGAAAGAAGATAGAAAAGCTATGTATTTCTCAACAATTTATCGTTCCTTAGGGTTTCTAGCGGTTGCTTTTGCAGTTCTGTTTTTCTATACTAAAAAGACATTTTCACAATTCAATACCGTACTTTTAGTTGGTTTAGTAATGGTTTTCGATTTGTTCTTTGTAGCTAAAAATTACGTAAAAGCGGAAGATTTTGTATCGAAATCACAAATTGAACGTCCTTTTGAAGAAACAGAAGCCGATAAACGAATTCTTGAAGATAAATCACATTTTAGAGTTTTCGAAATGGATGGAAATATGAACAGTGCTCGTGCTTCTTTCTTCCATAAATCAATTGGCGGTTATCATGCAGCCAAGCCAAAAAAAATGCAGGAGTTGTTTGATTACCAAATCGCTAAGAATAATATTGAAGTATTGAATATGTTGAATACAAAATATGTGATTCAAACGAATGAACAAGGAGCGCCAATGGCCTTGCAAAATCCGAATGCCAATGGAAATGCTTGGTTTGTCTCAAAACTAAAATTTGTGAATTCAGCAGATGAAGAAATGAAAGCTTTAAATTCTTTAAAAACGAAGGATGAAGCTACATTGTCAAAAAAGGAAAACAAAGATGTAACGATAGCCGCAACTTTTACGAAAGATTCAACTGCTACCATAAATTTAGAAACTTATAAACCTAATTATTTGAAGTATGTATCAACTAATTCAAACGCTGGTTTTGGGGTGTTTTCTGAAATTTATTACCCAAAAGGTTGGATAGCTACAATTGATGGAAAAGAAGCAACAATCTTAAATGTGAATTATGTTTTAAGAGGATTGCAAATTCCAGCTGGGAAACATACTATTGAATTTAAATTTGAACCTGAAGTAGTGAAAACAGGGGGAATGATTGCATTAATTAGCTCTGTTTTAATGTTGGGTGTAATTGGATTAGGTATTTTTTATTGGAGAAAGAAAACTCAGCAAGTTGCTCAATAA